The following DNA comes from Terriglobia bacterium.
GGACGCGGATAGCAAGTGGAGGTTGCACCAGTGCGGCTTGCCGGTGAGGTCATGAATAGATTTCAGGATTCACAACGTTCGCAGGCCGCTCGCCGGCAAGCATGGCCAGAAGATTTTTCACAGCGAGAGTTGCCATCCTGAGGCGCGTTTCACCCGTGGCGCTGCCGATGTGAGGAGCCAGGACTACATTGTCCAGCTTAATCAGATTCGAATTGACGCGCGGCTCGCTTTCAAAGACGTCCAGCCCCGCGCCGGCGATCTTTCTGCTGCCGAGGGCCTCTGCAAGAGCCTCCTCGTCCACCACGGACCCGCGCGCTGTGTTAACAAGAATGGCGTTGCTCTTCATCAGCCTGAGCGCCTTTCCGTCGATGATGTGGCGCGTTTCGGGAGTCAAGGGAACGTGAAGGCTGACGTAATCAGACTCGCGGAGGAGGGTTTCAAGGTCCGCATGGACGGCGTGCAATTCGCGCTCGACGCTTTCGGCGGCCGGGCGGCGCGCGCAGTAGAGAATCCGCATGGAAAAGCCGCGCCCTCGGCGCGCCACTGCCTGGCCGATCCCGCCAAAACCCACCACGCCGAGCGTTTTGTGATGAACGTCCATCCCGTGGAGCAGCCCCCATTGCCAGCGTTCCCACCGGCCCTCGCGAACATAACGGTCGGCCTCGATGGCGCGGCGTGCCGTGGCCAGCAGGAGCATGAAAGCAAGATCGGCCGTCGTCTCTTCCAGCGAACCGGCGGTGTTGGTGATGGGAATCCGCCGGCGGTTGCAGGCTGCAACGTCAATGTTGTCGTAGCCAACGCCGCAGTTTGAGACGGCCCGCAGCCTCGGAGCCGCCAGCAAAACCTCCTCACTAAGCCGCGCGGAGTTAACCAGAATTCCTTCTATATCGCAGCACTCTTCAGCAAGCTGAGATGTGGGAATGGCCGCATCTTCAGCATAGCTTCGCACCTCGCATGTGCTCGACAGCAGTTCCAGCGCAGACGCAGGCAGCGGGCGCGTGACAAACACTTTTGGCTTCATAATCCCCTTCAGGTTTCAGCAGGGTGGTCGAGTGGTTTGATAACATGCCGGGCCTGGATCCGTCAACCGGTCGCGCGGGCTGCCGCCGTCAGCGCAAGATTGTGGTGCGGTTTGATGGCTGTGATGTTTCGTTCCTGATGGCGTGGATTACTTCGTGCCAGATGACGTGCGCGGTTATAATGGACGCCCGGATTGCCATGCCACATCATGCCGACACCGAATCTCTGCGGGCGCTCCAGTACGAGATCGAAACCTTTATCCAGTCGCTCGCTCATCCCGTGGTGGTTGAAGACGAAGTCGAACTATTCGACCTGGCCTCGGCCAGTTGGAAGTTGAGCATCCAGTTCGAGAAGCTGCTTTTTGAAGCCTGGAACCCGTCCCGTACGCTGGCGCGCCGGGTTGAGGAAGTTGCCTATCGCGATGGGGACCGCTTGGGCGTCTTTGTGCGAAAGCCGCACGCCCGGGAAACGTCAGTGGTTGAATTTCGCGAGCTTCATCCGAAGCAGCGCAAGGGCCGTGACACCGGGCGGAGTACGTTTCGACAAGAATTCGTCGCCATGCTCAAACAGGAATTTCAGGGCTGGCGGCTGGAAAACATCAGCAACCGTTCTGACCGCGAGCATTCGTTTTCCACGTGGTACACGCGCGGATTGGCGCGGCAGGGCCGGACCGGCTGCGCTTTCATCGGACTCAGCAAGGCGGAACCACCCGCCGCGGCTGATGCGGCGATGGCGTTCGGCCTGATCTGGCTCGACTGGCTGCGAAGCCGTTCGGACAGGACCGCCGTGCCCAGGCTTCGTCTTTATTTGCCCAGGGAGGCCGTTGAACTGAACGCGCAACGCGCGGCCGCCGTCAACCGTCGGGCCGTACAGCTCGAAGTGTTCGAATGGAACGGCGGAAACGAACGGCCGGCGCTGGTGGATCTTGAGACCGCCGGTGACGTCACGACGCGGCTTATTCTCCACCGTCCGAATGAAGCTCTGGTCGAACGCCACCGCGAACTTTTGCGCGGCGTGCTGAACGGCGACGTTGATCGTCTGACGATGGCTGCGGACACTTCCGGGAGGTTCGTTTCGGCGCGCGTGGCGGGCCTGGAAATTGCGCGCATTGAAGGTGACCTTTCACCGAAAATCTACTTCGGGCTGGAGGGAAGTGTTCGCAGATTAAACGAAAGCAACCACGATGGCTTTCGGGACTTCGTTTCCCGCGTGCTCGACCGACGCAGCGCGGGGAGCGAGGATGCCGCCGACGAATTCTACCGGCTGCAGTCAGAGCGCTGGCTGGAAAGCATGCTGGTCAGCGACATCACCCGAATCGATCCCTCGTTTTCCCCGGAGTTTGTTTATTCGCAGGTGCCGGCATTCTCACGCACCGACCGCGGCGTGATCGACATCCTGTCGGTGACGCGCGACGGCCGGCTGGCGGTGATCGAGCTGAAGCTTGAGGAACAGATCAACCTGCCGTTCCAGGCTCTCGATTACTGGCTGCGCGTGGAAAAGCTGCGGCAGGAAGGGAAATTCCAGCAGTACGGATATTTTCCGGGCATGGCGCTTGCAGACGCAAAGCCGCTGCTATATTTGGTCGTGCCGGCCTTCAGGTTTCATTCCACAACAACGCGAATGCTTCATTACCTGGACGCGTCCGTTACTGTGATGCAGATCGGAATCAACGATCAGTGGCGCCGCGGCATCAAGATACTGTTCAGAAGGGAATTGCGCTCAGGCGTTTGAGGTGCGCAGACCGTCGCGCTGCACGCGCCATGAAACGCATCTCGCGAAAGGGATCGGCTTCAGAAGGTCCGGTCGGAATCAAGAAGCAGAGTCACCGGACCGTCGTTGACCAGATCGACCTCCATCATGGCGCGGAATTTGCCGGTTTCAACCTTGACGCCGAGGGCCCGAAGCGAATCGACAAACGCCAGGTAGAGGGGAAGCGCGGCATCCGGCGCAGCAGCGCCAGCGTAGCTCGGCCGGCGGCCCTTGCGGCAGTCGCCGTAGAGCGTGAACTCAGAGACCGCAAGCACTGAGCCAGCCGCCTCACGGATGTCGAGGTTCATCCGGCCCGCCTGGTCGTCGAAGATCCTTAGGCGCACGATCTTGTCGGCCATGGCTTTGCCGGCCTCTGGCGTGTCCTCCCTGGCAATGCCGACCAGCACCACCAGGCCAAGGCCGATCCGCCCGATCACCTTGCCTTCTACACGAACTTCCGCTCTTCTCACCCGCTGCACGACCGCCCGCATAGCCGACGCTCCTTCACCGCAGCCGAGCCCATTGTACCGAACCCGCCTGCCTTTGTAATGCCTGCCGAACCGGCGCACCACGGCCGAAAACCGTGCTGTGCAACTTTTACTCGGTGTACCTTAACTGAGCATTTATTGGAAAAACCTTAGAATCGGCTCTGATCTTAATTTTGTAAGTTGCTGAGCCCGAGCGGCTTATAAACTTTCGTCCCAAACGTCTCAAACGTCCCCATCGTCCCATTTTGAGGGGTTAGGCTTGATTTGTGGATGGGACACAGGCTAGGCCACAGGGCTTGGCGGCATGAAAAGGGTCCCGCGCGATTTGGGGGAGGTGTGTCTTGGAGACGGAAGCGAACATTGTGAACGCGCAGCCGCAGCCCGGCCTGGCGAGTCCCGCGGCTCCGGCAGTCCCGAGTCTTCCCGCCGAGCGCGGCCTGGTCCAGCGGGTGTTTGAGCGCTGCAATGAGGCGATAGCCGACGCCTGCGGGCGCTCATCGGTGCCGGAGGAATTTCTGGGCGCGCTGGCGGCGAACGAGAGCGGCGGCGTCGCTGATGCCACGCGTTTCGAGCCCGCGGTTTACCGGCATCTTGTGGCGGTGGCGCAGGGCCAGTCGCCTTCTTACGGAAGCATCAACGTGACGGACCTCGACCGCGAGGTCAGCCGGCTGCTGCCCGCCAACGACGCCGCGCTGCATGCGCGTTACATGACGCGGGGATTTGCCGAGATTCACTCCGGCGTGGTGCAGAAAGCGCCGGACGCCGCGCTGCGCGAGCTTGCCACTTCCTGGGGTTACACGCAGATCATGGGTTACCACATGGTGGGCCGGCCGGGCGGGGTCCGCCAGTTGCTCGATCCGCATTTTCATTTCCGCATGGCGATCTGGCTGCTGTCGGAGTTTGCCGTCGATTTCCATCTCGACCCCGCGAACGATTTCGCCGGGATGTTCTGCTGCTGGAACACGGGCCGCCCGCACGGCCGCACTTACGATCCCGGCTACGTGGCGAAGGGGCTCGGCCGCATGGAGATTTACCGCCAGCTCCGGCAAATCCAGCCGGCCGCGCGATAGGGCCCAGGCCACCAGCAACATGCAGGGCCGGTTTTAACTGTTTGGTTAACACAAAAGGAGGAGCAGAGATGATGCACATCGTGATGTTCCTGGTGGGATTTACGGCAGGGCTAATTTTGGCCGGAATTTTTGAGCAGCGCGCGGTCAGGGAAATCCTGAACCTTCGCACTTACCTGCGCGCCGAACTCCAGCGGCTGGCGGCAAGGCTGTAAGGCAATTATGAATTGTGAATTATGAATCAGGCAGCAGATTAGTGATTAGTGAATAGCAGATGCGCTGCAAATCGCCAATCGCCAATCGCCAATCGCAATTCTTGTTCCCCGCCCCGGCGGACAGCGGCTGCAGAAGAAGGAAGAACGATGCGTGAATACGTCAGACAGCTCTTTTCTGAATCCGGTGAGGCAAGTTTCGGGCGCACCGGATCATTTTTCGGCCTGGTGCTGGGATGTGGCTGGATTTCCTATCTGGTCTGGACCACCCACCATCTTCCGGACCTCGAAGGGCTGACGGTCTTCATTTCCACGCTCTACGGACTCAGCAAGACCGGCGAGACCGTGCAGCGCGTGATCGGGAAGAAGAATTGAACCATTGGCTCATTGAGTCATTGAACCATTGACTGATTTCCTGATTGAGCCATTTGAAGACTGGACATACAGCGCATCGGCGATGGTCTGGGAAACCGGGCGATGAGCCAACAAGATCAGCAATCAGGAAATGAATCAATCAGCCAATGAACCAATCAGTCAACGAGTAAATCGGGTGAATGAGTCAATCAGGAAATGAATCAATGAGCCAATCATTCAATTGTCTGATTCGTCGGGTCCCTGGCCGGTTTTGGTTTGCCGTGGGGGGATGCCTGCTGGCGGCGTTCTGGGTGCAACAGCACGACGCGCGAATTCGCCAGCAGGCGGGGCTTCAGCAGTTGCGGAACGAAACTTCCGCGCAGGTGGCCGCGCTGCGCCGGCAGGCGGCTGAGGACGTGCGACAGGCCAACGTCACGAACGCCGAGGCCGTGGCGAAACTTGAGCAGCGCCGGCAGGAAGCCGAGCAGCAGGACCGGCAACTGGCCGCGCAGCTCGACCGTTTGCGCAAGCAGGCGCAGATCCAGGCTGACGAGGTGGCCACCCTTCCTATATCGGAAATAGTGACACGGGTGGCCGCCCAGCTTGGGTTGAAGGCGGAAGATGTTGCCGCAGGGGAAGGAGCGTTCGCACGCAAAGGCGCGAAGGCGCAAAGGAAATTACAAATTATGAATTATGAATTACAGACCCCTCACCCGGTCCCGCCAGGCGCGTCCACCCTCTCCCCTCGGAGAGGGCTTGCGTCTGCCACGTCTGTGCCGCGTGAGGAGCAAAGCACCGCAGAAAATCGGAGAGGGCCTGGCACCGCACAAGCCGCAGACATCGCAAAAGGCGCGATATCTGCGCCACCCATGAATTACGAATTACCGGAAGCTGGGTCTTCCGCAGACATCGCAAAAGGTGCGATATCTGCGCCACCCGGCGTGACGACAGCCGCGGGAGGGCAGAGCCCTCCCCTACAAAACCAGGCGTCGCTGGCGCTCACTGCTTCCGGGGCGCGCAAGGTTGAAGCGTCGCTGGTGGCGCTCGATGCCTGCCGCGCGAAGAGCGATATCCAGGCCCGCCAGGTCTCGAATTGCCAGGCCCGGGCCGCGGCCGATGAAGCTGCCATCGCGCGCCTCAACGGTTCAGTGGCCAGCCTCAACCAGGCCCTCCAGGCGAAGGACAAAGTCCTTGTCGAGCAGCAGAGCGAGTACAAAGCGGAACTGCGCGCCGCCCGAGGCACTTTTCTGGGCCGCCTGGCCCGCCTGACCGAGCACGTGGCCATCGGCGTAGGGGTGGGCGTGGCGATTGGAGTGGCGGTGAAATGATGCCCCAGGACTTTGCGCACATGGCGATGTGGTGGGGACCGGGCATGCTGCTTCTGCTCGCCCTCAGTTACGGATTCCTGCGCCTGGCGCAGGTGTGGATGGAGCGCACGCTCGACGCCAGACGCCGCCAGATGGAGGGCCTGTTCGGCATGGCGGAGCAGTATGTGAAGCAGTTCCTCAATGCGCAGTTGGCGCAGGCCGAGGCGCTTTCAAGGCTGGCCTCGAGCGTCGAGCAGAGCGACTCGCGCGACAGCATGGAACACCAGCAGATCCTGATCGCGCTGCGGGCCATGCACGGCGAGATCAAAGAATTGATTCATTGAAGGATTGAATCATCGGCTCATTGATTTATTGACTGATTTTCTGATTGCTCCATTGCGCTGCTGGGCAAAGCAGCGCACCGGCGGTTTTAAAGTCAGGCAATCAACAAAGGAAATCAATAAGTCAGTCAATGGACCAATCAGGAAATGAGTAAATCAAACAATGAGTAAATCCGGAAATGATGGGGGCGTGAACGGTATGACCAGCAGCATACGGCAAAAAGAAATCGTCAGAGGCAAGCTTCTTTATTACCTCAAATTGATCTACCCGCGGGCGGCAACACTCCCGCTGCTGCAGGGCGAACTCGACATCTTCGGTTACCCGGTGCCCATTGACGAGCTGGATTTCCACGTCGCCTACCTGGCGGAAAAGGGGCTGGTGAGCACGGAAAACATTCGTGGCTCTGTACCGTCCGGTACTGGGCGCGGGTCTCACCCGCGCCGCGGCATCACGCTGGTGAAAATCACCGCCAAAGGGATCGACTACTTCGACGGACGTCTGCCGAAGGACGAGGGGGTCTACCTCGAGCCGGAGGGGTGAAAAGGCAGTGATGAGTGTCGAGTGATGGTCGGGTGGCGCAGACTCGCGTTGTTTGCGATGTCTGCGACTCGGCGGCGGGCTTGGAAAGTTCTCTGTGTCCTCTGCGGGTCAAAAGCTTTACCACGGAGAGCACAGAGCGCACAGAGGAAGCAGCGAAGAGCGCGAAGGGCAGGAAGTAAATGACCGAACAGACGCGACGAAAAGCTGAAAGGCCCGGCACGATCGCAGATATTACAAACGGCGAGACGTACGGCGAAGGAAAAGCGCTCATCCCGCAAGGCGGGACAGAGGCGCAAAGCACATTGCAAATTACGAATTACGAGTTGCCGGAAGGTGGTGAAGTGACCCCTCACCCGGCCGCTGGCGCGTCCACCCTCTCCCCTCGAGGAGGGCTTGAGCAGGTGCCTTCCGCAGACATCGCAAAGAACGCGACGTCTGCGCCACCCGCCGGGACGCCAGCCCATCTGCCTGAAGCTCGCCCTGCGCGGGCCGTGAACGACGTGGCAAACCTGCCCGCCGAAATGCGCGAACTGGTGGAACGCATGATGGTGGAAGGCGCCACCTTCGAAGACATTTGCGATGCGGTGAATGATCGTAACGTTCCGCTCACCCTCCAGGCCGTCCAGAACCTTTACCGCGGCAGCCTCGAATTGCAGAAACGGCGGATCGAGTTCCAACTGGAGCGGGCACGGGCGCTGACCGAGGCGCTGGGCGACCCCGAATCATCGGACGCGCAACTGGCCTATGCCGCCATGCTGACGGGGCTCCAAAGCCTGAACCGTAAAGACGGCACCATCAGCGTGAAAGACGCCGTGAAAGGCTCGATGGAACGGCGCAACCTGATTCTGAAGCGCGACCTGCTGCGCAAGCAGATTGAGCGCGAAGACCTGGAAAAGCGCTTCCGCAGGACGCGACTGTACGCCGAGATGTTGAGGGCGCGGCTCACCAGAATCAAGCTGGTGCAGTTGCGGCGCGAACTGGCGAAGCATGAGAACAGCGGCACGCTGGGCCGGGTGGCCATGGAAAAAATCCAGGAGATCTATGGCCTGCTTCAGGTCCCCGTGGTCCCATCGGATGCGGACCTGGAAAGAGAACAGAACATATTGTGAATTATGAATTGCGCTGGGGGCAATTAAGGATTGGATGATTGGCTCATTTGTTCATTGACTGATTGAAAGATCCTTCTCTTCAGTCAATGAGTCAATCAGGAAATCAGCCAATGAGCCAATCGGTCAATAAAAAGATGGCGCGAAACAAAACACAAACCGGAAAAAAGTCTGAGGCGCAAAAGCCCAAGTCTTCGGGCCGGGCTGAGGTGGCCGGCGCTCCCATTCGTCTGCTGCCTTACCAGCGGCGCTGGCTGGAGGACCGTTCGCCGCTGAAGATGGTGGTGAAGGCGCGCCAGATCGGCTACTCATTTGCCGCTACGCTGCAAGCGCTGCTGCGCTGCCTCGAGCGCAAGACCACGTGGATCTTTCTTTCCAAGGGCGAGCGCCAGTCCAGGCTGCTGATGGAAAAAGTGCAGGAGCACATGCAGAGCTTCGGCATCGTCGCCCAGGCGTTCGAGTCCAGCTTCTTTGAAGGGGCCAGCCAGAAACAGCTTGAAGTGCGGCTGCCGAACGGGTCGGTGATTTACGGCCTGCCGTCGAACCCGGACACGGCGCGCGGCTATTCCGGCAACGTGACGCTCGACGAATTCGCTTTCCACGCCGACGCGGCAAAAATCTATTCGGCGCTGTTCCCCACCATCACGCGGGGCTATTCGCTGGAAGTGATCTCGACGCCCAACGGCCAGCAGGGAAAGTTTTATGAGTTGGCAAAGGCGGCAGGATTGACAGAGCAGGGATTAGGGATTAGGGGTCAGGGATTAGGGAAGGAAGGGGTTTTCACTAATCCCCAATCCCTAACCCCTAATTCCTTAAGTTGGTCTTCCCACTGGTGCGACGTGTACGAAGCCGTGCGCCAGGGATTAAAGATCAATATCGAATTGCTGCGCGCGGCCTCGGACGACGAATCGACTTTCCAGCAGGAATTCTGCTGCCAGTTTGTTTCCACGGCGGAAAACTTTTTTCCGCCTGAGCTCCTGGCCGCCTGCCTGAGCTCGGAAGCCAGCACCCAGTGGTTAGTGAATAGTGATAAGTGTTTAGAAAAGCCGTTCACTAATCACTATCCACTAGCCACTAACCACTTCTTCTTAGGCATCGACATCGGCCGGCATCACGACCGCACGGTTTTCTGGCTGGATGAGGTGACGACCGTTGATCGTCATCCTGAGGCCGCTGAAGCGGCCGAAGGATCTGCTTTTGGAAGCAGCAGATTCCTTGCGGAGAAGCAGAT
Coding sequences within:
- the dtd gene encoding D-aminoacyl-tRNA deacylase, translating into MRAVVQRVRRAEVRVEGKVIGRIGLGLVVLVGIAREDTPEAGKAMADKIVRLRIFDDQAGRMNLDIREAAGSVLAVSEFTLYGDCRKGRRPSYAGAAAPDAALPLYLAFVDSLRALGVKVETGKFRAMMEVDLVNDGPVTLLLDSDRTF
- a CDS encoding terminase family protein; translation: MSQSVNKKMARNKTQTGKKSEAQKPKSSGRAEVAGAPIRLLPYQRRWLEDRSPLKMVVKARQIGYSFAATLQALLRCLERKTTWIFLSKGERQSRLLMEKVQEHMQSFGIVAQAFESSFFEGASQKQLEVRLPNGSVIYGLPSNPDTARGYSGNVTLDEFAFHADAAKIYSALFPTITRGYSLEVISTPNGQQGKFYELAKAAGLTEQGLGIRGQGLGKEGVFTNPQSLTPNSLSWSSHWCDVYEAVRQGLKINIELLRAASDDESTFQQEFCCQFVSTAENFFPPELLAACLSSEASTQWLVNSDKCLEKPFTNHYPLATNHFFLGIDIGRHHDRTVFWLDEVTTVDRHPEAAEAAEGSAFGSSRFLAEKQIPRWARNDGGSGLGMTEERVQGGTEEHRSIARLVRTLDRAPFAEQLECARELLRLEREDGSPLVRRAAIDATGMGAMLAETLAAEFGPRVEPVTFTSAVKEDLAYRTKRRMEKQLSLLPDTREVRRAFSAVKRVVTPSGNLRFDAVRTAAGHADEFWAKALADLAADSGPASAAADAYLAGGAAIIKPVAFLELDEGWGEAF
- a CDS encoding D-glycerate dehydrogenase, with product MKPKVFVTRPLPASALELLSSTCEVRSYAEDAAIPTSQLAEECCDIEGILVNSARLSEEVLLAAPRLRAVSNCGVGYDNIDVAACNRRRIPITNTAGSLEETTADLAFMLLLATARRAIEADRYVREGRWERWQWGLLHGMDVHHKTLGVVGFGGIGQAVARRGRGFSMRILYCARRPAAESVERELHAVHADLETLLRESDYVSLHVPLTPETRHIIDGKALRLMKSNAILVNTARGSVVDEEALAEALGSRKIAGAGLDVFESEPRVNSNLIKLDNVVLAPHIGSATGETRLRMATLAVKNLLAMLAGERPANVVNPEIYS